From the genome of Thiomicrorhabdus indica:
TTCAGATGGATTTGACAAGATACTTGCCGAAAACTCTTCTGAATTCAACAAATCTGCATTCAAGCGCAACACCACTTGATCTTCTTTACCGGCCGGTAATTGATCTAAATAAAATTGTGCGCTGTCCCATAACCATTGGCCGACTGCACGCTTGGGAATACAGTCAGTTTCCAGCAATGCCTTCAAAGCATCTTTTTCAGCCGAATGATCTGCTCTCACCTCAAGCAGCGACGAAGTTTGATTTTCCCAAACCTGAGAAGTCACCTTAAATCCAGTCAAATCCATATCTTCAGGTAAATGGTCTTCTTCTTTCACCTTATTAGGTAGCTGTTGATAGAAAAACGCCTGTTTTTTTCCTAAAGCTTTTGAGTGATACAGCGCCTGATCGGCATAATTAATCAAATCGTTCGCAAATTTAGCGTCATCTGGATAAAGCGCAATACCAATACTGGTCGAAATTCGAATATCCTGATTATCAATCCAGTAAGCACGACTCACCTCAGAAATAATTCGATTGCAGACCACTTTTAAATTTTCAATATGCGTTTCTGGAACAATAATGCAAAACTCATCACCTCCTAAACGGCTGATAAAGTCTTCTTCGCGAACAGCAGACTGCAAACGCGCACTCACCAATTGCAATAGCTCGTCACCCACTTGATGCGAGCAGGTATCATTAACGGCTTTAAATCCATCTAAATCCAAGAACAGTAACGCAAATTCTTCTTGCTTGGAATCCAAAATCGTTTCATGAAGTTTATGCTGAAAATGTGCTCGGTTTGGCAAATGCGTTAAAGCATCAAAATGCGCTTGACGATAATGCGACTGTGATCGCTGCTGTACAACATGATTAATATAGCTTTGAGTATCATGACTGAATGCTGAAATAGCAAGTTCTTCGGACCGAACCTCATCAGACTGGCGGCGTTTAAAACTTAAATCCGCCGAACTTTTCTGCAAGCGTTCTTCATTCAGACAGTTTTTAACATTCATCGCATCAGGACATAACTCAATCAGACGATTAAGGTTGTAAAGATTACCTGTCACTGGTGGAGCAACTTGAATCACATCTGGAAAATCTAACACTTCTAATGCTGACATAACTTTCCCTCTTGGGGTCTGACTACAAAGAAGATTCGTTTTCATTCTTTGCAGTTTTTCTAATCTTTGTCGATTCAGCAACGCGACTTCTTATTTCTTAAGCCTTATAATATTGGGCTTATTTTCCACTTCTGGGAAAGTTTGGCTTGATTTGCGTTCTCGCCAGATCAACACTATAGAAACTACCAAGCAAAGGAGATGCCATGTCGAGCATTGGTACACCATTTTCCCCTACCGCAACCCGTGTTTTATTGTGTGGCTCAGGCGAGCTGGGAAAAGAGGTTGTTATTGAACTACAACGTCTTGGCGTCGAAGTCATCGCAGTTGATGCCTACGAAAACGCGCCAGCCATGCAAGTTGCGGATCGCTCACATGTCGTTTCCATGCTAGATGGAGACGCACTTCGTGCAGTGATTGAGAAGGAACAACCACATTATATTGTTCCAGAAGTCGAAGCCATTGCCACTGATACGCTTGCTGCATTGGAATCAGAAGGCTTTACTGTCATCCCAACCGCACGCGCCACGCAATTAACAATGAACCGCGAAGGGATTCGGCGCCTAGCCGCAGAAGAGCTTGACTTACCGACATCTAGCTACGAGTTCGCAGACAATTTAGAAGATTTCACCTCAGCCATCGAACGAATCGGTATGCCGTGCGTTGTTAAGCCAATTATGAGCTCCTCCGGTAAAGGCCAAAGCATTGTTAAATCGAGAGATGACATTGAAAACTCTTGGAATTATGCACAAGAAGGCGGCCGAGCAGGAAAAGGCCGAGTCATTATTGAAGGCTTTGTCGATTTTGACTATGAAATCACCTTACTCACCGTTCGACATAAAGATGGCATTAGCTTCTGTGCGCCAATTGGACACTATCAAGAAGACGGTGATTATCGAAAATCATGGCAACCTCATCCAATGAGTGACATTGCACTTAAAACTGCGCAGGATACAGCGGTAAAAATTACCGATGCGCTTTGTGGAGAAACCGGTAGAGGTTTATTCGGCGTAGAGCTATTTGTCAAAGGTGATCATGTCTATTTCAGCGAAGTCTCACCTCGTCCTCATGACACAGGATTGGTCACGTTAATCTCGCAAGATTTATCAGAATTTGCATTACATGTGCGGGCAATTTTAGGCTTAAGCATCCCTAATATCACTCAACATGGCCCAAGTGCATCAAGTGTCATTTTACCGACAGGCACCTCAAACCAGATGAATTTCGGTAATTTAGACCAGGCACTCAGCGAACCGGACACTCAAATCCGCCTATTTGGCAAACCGAGCATTAGTGGCCGTCGCCGCATGGGCGTTGCGCTTGCTCGCGGCAGTTCTATTGATGACGCCATTGAAAAGGCTCAGAGAGCTTCGCGTGCTGTTAAAGTAGAACTGTAAACGTCCTTTAGGATAAAACATACCGGCCGGTAATTAGCCTGAAATAGAGGCTTATAACTCAAATAATAGAGCACTACCTTTGCCGGTCTTGCCGCCTTTAAATCCCTACAAAAATTATGGGCGGCAAGAAATTGCCGCATAAGGTATCGGCACACATTCTAAAACCTTTAGTTTTTCCATAAATTCCAGTTTCTTTTACACCGACCTCCACTTAAACCGCCTACAAATCACTTGCTCTTAGAAGATTCGTGCAAGCTCCAATCCAATCAACTAACTCAATTTGGCACACTTGGTGCTGTACGGCAGTTAATACAGAACTTTAGCTGTTTTCTTCAGACTGAAGTCACTAGTAACCTTCTTAAGTTTGCATCAGTGAAAACACTCTCAATTTAGAGTGATTCATTCTTGCCAAGAGGGCCGCTAAACACACAAGGGAATTCGAGAGCGTTATCCACACAAGAAATCATTAAGTCATTTCGTTCTCACGATAATTCACAAGGGATATAAGGAGTCAACTATGACACTGAATAATACTACGCCTGA
Proteins encoded in this window:
- a CDS encoding GGDEF domain-containing protein, which gives rise to MSALEVLDFPDVIQVAPPVTGNLYNLNRLIELCPDAMNVKNCLNEERLQKSSADLSFKRRQSDEVRSEELAISAFSHDTQSYINHVVQQRSQSHYRQAHFDALTHLPNRAHFQHKLHETILDSKQEEFALLFLDLDGFKAVNDTCSHQVGDELLQLVSARLQSAVREEDFISRLGGDEFCIIVPETHIENLKVVCNRIISEVSRAYWIDNQDIRISTSIGIALYPDDAKFANDLINYADQALYHSKALGKKQAFFYQQLPNKVKEEDHLPEDMDLTGFKVTSQVWENQTSSLLEVRADHSAEKDALKALLETDCIPKRAVGQWLWDSAQFYLDQLPAGKEDQVVLRLNADLLNSEEFSASILSNPSENMAVMLSQSEWEVLTNQGLDKLNTFNQMGLVLICELETPWALDWSMMEQFDVQGFVMPAEVTEAFAKQATSIHTLFDMAVKNFNLDVWYPAVKS
- the purT gene encoding formate-dependent phosphoribosylglycinamide formyltransferase, with protein sequence MSSIGTPFSPTATRVLLCGSGELGKEVVIELQRLGVEVIAVDAYENAPAMQVADRSHVVSMLDGDALRAVIEKEQPHYIVPEVEAIATDTLAALESEGFTVIPTARATQLTMNREGIRRLAAEELDLPTSSYEFADNLEDFTSAIERIGMPCVVKPIMSSSGKGQSIVKSRDDIENSWNYAQEGGRAGKGRVIIEGFVDFDYEITLLTVRHKDGISFCAPIGHYQEDGDYRKSWQPHPMSDIALKTAQDTAVKITDALCGETGRGLFGVELFVKGDHVYFSEVSPRPHDTGLVTLISQDLSEFALHVRAILGLSIPNITQHGPSASSVILPTGTSNQMNFGNLDQALSEPDTQIRLFGKPSISGRRRMGVALARGSSIDDAIEKAQRASRAVKVEL